In Rhodamnia argentea isolate NSW1041297 chromosome 1, ASM2092103v1, whole genome shotgun sequence, the genomic window TATCAATTGTAATGACAATAGGAGCTCACCACCAAAAAGGAAGTATCAACACCATCAGCCTCCAGCTCCTCCAACATACCCCTGCCTTGGGCATCATCAGCAACCTAATGATTGTCACATATAGTAACTCCACAACATGAATGCCACATAAATCTGCAAAGAGGTGCTTTCACAACCTTCGAAATTAGCCTCGGATTCAAACCCAAACGCGCAGCGCAAGTCAAAGCATTACCAGCATTCCCACCGCCTTGGACCTAAGCAAGGTGCACCCACCAGATTTTAAATCACAATCTAGCATACGCAATGGCACAATCGAAACCTTGTAAGTGCAATCCTCCCTCTACAATGCACACTAACCTCAAGGCAACTATAACAAACAGGCAACAAGACCTTTGAGCAAGCTTGTGGCGATCACAGAAAGTAGGATGCTAGGCAAACCCAAATGCAACAAGCAACTAAAGTAGAGAACGAGGACAAGGAAGGGGCAGTCAATCAGAGGGCGCGGCACAAGCAAAACCTTCAAGCTGGTGCTCCTGATCTTGTCGTCGGGTTTGGGGTAAGACGCCACCGCCGCCAAGAAGTCCAACGAAACCAATCCGCAACCTAGCTGCAGTTTTCACGGATAGCGGCATCACTCTTCTAATGCCACGGAACtcgtaaaaaaacaaaaaacaaaaaagagagaagcgaCAGCAGTCATCGCAAGTTCGCGCGGGGAAGAGGACGGACCACGACGCGACGGTCGGGAACAGGAGGAGACTCCCGATCGGAGGACATGCTAGACCTCCTCCAGCTTCTGCAACCCAAAAGAAACCGACGGTGCGCGAGTGAGACTGGAAAGTGCGCATCGGAGACTGAagacgagagggagagagtgggaGGAATTGTCGAGAAGCTGAAGCGCGTCTGCTTGCTGAaagacgacggcggcggcggcggcagagAAACGGCGGCGAGAGCGGAGGAGATGGTGTTTGGACACGAGGAGGTCATCTTCTCTGGCGGTGAATGGCCGTGAAAATGGATTTGGCTAGACGGGACAACAGATGCTCTCCTctataggggtgagcatggttccacgtagaaccgagaacctggaaccgaaACTTGTAGGATCCGGtctggttccgggttccaaagtATGcaaggtaggttctaggtttcaaaaatcgagaaaaccgttccaacgggtaggttccaggttccactatctagaacccggaacctagacCCTAgattctaaaataattttttatatttttcttggtacaggtttttgcacaatcatataatattctatggcatctgatgatgagtgtataatttggagccaaacaaatttttaggtttcgagttccaaaaaatgataaatgtgttacaatggattggtttcgggttttaaATTTAACCCGTATAgagtctaaaatcactcacctatactttctcttagatgttgtagcgttatttgtcattttgcttaactaaaaatgaaaaaataaaagaaaataacagaaattgataggttctcgggtaccctagaaccgaccctagaacctatgatagagtaggttccaggttccaaggtatgatgggtaggttccgggttccaaaaaatgaggaacctgttccgaatggtaggttccaagttccaagtgaaacccgtaaggaacctggaaccgctcacccctacgaAATCCTCTCACTTCGTAAGCTCAAAAGCCCTTTTGCAAATGTTTGCGGCCCTTGCAGTTGCGGGTCAAACCgttgttttcctcttcttcttttttttctttctatttttattattaattttctaatataattTGAGGGGGAAAGTACTTGTAAATTATATTTAGGCTAATAGGggtatttatctattttcctgccaaaattcaaaatggtatTCAAGCTTGTAAAAATTAAATGTAAATTCATGTGTCGATATTTATATGTGACAAAAGTCTTTCATGCTTaagattagggaaaaaaaaaatctaaagtgTGCATGCcataaaatttgtaaaagagaaagaaagtaaaatgtaaaagtcattctatAATATTGTCAATTCACGGTCGTAAAGTTTCTTGACTTATTAGAGATCAACATGAAACGAcctactttaccaaaaaaaataaaacatgaaaCGACCTATGAAATTATTACTTCGTAAGAACTGTGCTTCTAAACACCCGCCCCCCTCAAAAGGGCTAATTTAGCTTGAGGGAGCATTAGGGGATTTCCAATTAGAAATTAGGGATTACTCGTTCAAACCGATGTACGGAAACGGTTTTATGTTTACGCCACACATGCAAGTTCAAGACGCGAGCTTAATCAATTCATGTGATTTAAAAGGGTATTCTATGGACTTTCAAATAATCGGGTCTATGTGCTCGTGCCCTTAGATTATAGACTAAGGAACTACACCTCAATCATAATCCAATCAAGTTTGGAAGTTACAAAAATCTCATTGTTACTTCCACTCATAACTCTTTCTACAAATTATATAATTAAATTATTGGCTTTGAAAATATTACTTCAGCATATATGATTCTAAGGTTCCCTTATCAATCATTctgctttgaaaaaaaaaaattagagtgcTTAATTCATGAATAACATAAACACAAAAAGAAGTTTGGGTCGACAATAACAACAAAAAGTAGTAATTTAAGCCTTTGAAGGAGGGGGGGATGGTAATTTTGGTCTTCTTCCCCAATACAACGACTAGCAATGAATGAACAGGGCGGAACGTCGTCGTTTAAGTTATCTTAGCTGCCTCTGATAGCGAGAAATTAGAGTGAAATCTACGGGGTTTCGCATCCAATTCCCAGTTTACTCCTACAAGCAACTTCCCCTCCTTCAATCGCCATTTCTCAGTAATTTTCTGCGAATTCCAGAAACCGTTCTGAgttttcattcttcatcttcaggTCGGTCCTCTCTGGCTCTCCTAATTTTATGCTGGTCGTCTCCTTCTTTCCGAGGTGCTCGCTGATTTTGAACACGTTTCGATTTCACGTGCTCTTTTACGCGTTCCTGCGTGCGGATATGGTGAAGTCGTGGGATTTTTTGATGTGGGTGCccgtaaattttaaaaattggtcACGTTTTCAGTCTTTTGACGCTTAATTTCTGGTTTTCTCTAGTTGTTTTTCCGGCGGTCATGGATGGTGGAGCCTCTGGGCATATTAAAGCTGAGCCTGTGTGTTGAAGATATCGGTGGTCTGTTTGGCGTGGAATCTTGTTGTCTTTGTTTTATTTCTCCCGCTTCTTTCggagaaattgaatttgaaaatatgatATCAAGTATTGAGCTTGGTGGGATTTGCACTGTTGTACTGATCGTTGGTTTTGATTGATAGGTTCTATATGGAAAAAGGTAGTGCTAATGAAAGCTCTTTTGGAGTATCTTCGGTGACCAAAAATGATTGCCACTGAAAAATCTGCCTTTGACTGCAAGAGGTGCGAGAATTGGCTAGAAGTGATATAAAAGTCTTGGGAGATTTAATATGATATGGAGGATAATCTAACCCTGTTGGGTGCGGAAGGACTTATAAGGAAGATTGAGTTTGTGAGGATCATAATTCAATGCCTATATTCCTTGGGCTACTCAAAGTCTGCTTATTGTTTGGAAATCGAATCCGGGATAAGGTGCAAATCTGCGGAATTCGAATTGCTTGAATCGCAAATTCTTAATGGTAGTTGGGATGATTGTATTAGTACGCTTAACTCGCTTGAGGATTTGACGGATGGCACAAGGGCCTCGGCTTTGTTTTTGGTGTATAAACAGTACATCATGGAGTTTCTGAAACAGGGGAATGATTCTTTGGCTCTCGGATTACTGCGGAAAGAGATTTCGACTTCCGGGCTTGATAGAGGAAAAGTTCAGAAACTTGCGAGCAGTATCCTTTCTTTAAAGGAAATCAAGTTGTTTAGTATGAATGATAGAGCTGAAGAGCCTTGGAAGAATTTATTGATGGAGCTGGAAAATTTGCTCCCACCGCCATATATGCTGCCAGAAAGACGGTTGGTAAACCTGGTTGAAGCTGCTGTTACATCCCAAATTGACCATTGCATTTACCACAATTCATCAGATGCAGTCTCCCTCTATGAGGACCACTGCTGCAATGGGGATCAGTTGCCGACCGAGACCATTCAGGTAACCGTTGCTTGTGGAATTGAGTACATGTTCGTTTCATTAAAGCTTTGGAGTCTACAGCTGATGAATGAATTCTATCACATTGGGCTGGTGGCCATCCTATAAATTTTCGAGTGATGCTGTTTCTTGgagtaaaaattttattaagcgAGACTTCATTTATAATCCTTATTAAATCCTTGTCCTGCCTCATTGGAACTTGGAAGAACTTTGATATTAGGAGATGCAAGGCCTGTTTCAACTGGTAGTGAAgcccaattgatttttttgaaagtttattcTTTGTATCTGCAAGTCCATGCATATCATAAGTACGTTAATAGTGCTTAAAAACTTAAAGACGGAAATTTAATGTCCCTATGTATTTATCCGCATGTTGAATCAGCATTCAAGCGTTCTGTTGGATTGCATATTGTTACTTTGTAATAGGATATATTAGGTTATGTGCATGCGTATGTGTGAGAGTTCAGTTTCTACCTTAAAAGAACCGTTACTTGCCGTGCAACCTTGCTATCTACCTACACAGGTAATTCATCTGCCAGCATTTTCGCTTACTACTGTAAAGCTTGTCGGTTGGGTAATTAATCCCGAAAGATGTCAATTACCGTCGTGTTAACATTTAGTAGAACCTGAAgtattttttggggggtggggggtaagacatttagaaaataaatacacCTGAAATAATATCATTGCTTCCTTTTGGTCTTTTTGGCTTGCATGTTTAGCTTGCTACTTTATTGAATTACATTGTGTTGTCGTTGCAGATTTTGACTGATCACAAAAATGAAGTGTGGTTTGTTCAATTTTCGCATAATGGAGAATACTTGGCCTCTTCATCAAGTGACTGCTTGGCTATAATATGGAAGGTGGTTTCTAGATCCTGTACTGGAGTGCTTACAGTTAGAGTGTATCAATAACTTACTATTGTCAATTGCGCTGTTTAAGCAGTCGAGGAAGCAGGATAATCTTTAGTATGTCATTCTGCTGTCTAACGCTACTTTTGCATTTAGGGATATTTTGGTGATGTTTTTCACCCAACGAAAGGGAACTATTTTCTAGGTAACAATGCTCATCGAGTCCGATGAACATAGTATGTTAAAAGCAGTTTTCTGCGATTGGTGTTCCTTCTGACGCTTCTCTTCTCTGCTGAACCTGTTCCAGTTTGAACGTATTTATCCTCTGCTTTTGTTCCTCCTTTTTTTAATAGGAAGGATTTCTTTGTATTGTTTTTATGTACTTCTCCATTGACCAAAATTTTccacaacaaaaggaaaaaagggaagctttttattttttatttatttatttatttttgtttgagggggggggaaggggaaggaggGGTGGAGGGGATGTTTCAGAGCTTTTGAATTAAAGCCCGTTTgcattcttcaattcttttgtggAAGCCTTGTTTAGAATAGTAATTAACATTTCAATGCTGGCCTTTTTGTCGTGTAAGCAAGCGATGAATTGCAAGAAATGTGGCTGATTGTTTGTTCACGGTGATAGGTGCTTGAAGATGGTAAAGTAACACTGAAGCACATCTTACAAAGTCACAAAAATCCTGTGTCTTTTGTAACATGGAGTCCCGATGACACAAAGTTGCTCACTTGTGGG contains:
- the LOC115754572 gene encoding WD repeat-containing protein WDS homolog isoform X2; protein product: MEDNLTLLGAEGLIRKIEFVRIIIQCLYSLGYSKSAYCLEIESGIRCKSAEFELLESQILNGSWDDCISTLNSLEDLTDGTRASALFLVYKQYIMEFLKQGNDSLALGLLRKEISTSGLDRGKVQKLASSILSLKEIKLFSMNDRAEEPWKNLLMELENLLPPPYMLPERRLVNLVEAAVTSQIDHCIYHNSSDAVSLYEDHCCNGDQLPTETIQILTDHKNEVWFVQFSHNGEYLASSSSDCLAIIWKVLEDGKVTLKHILQSHKNPVSFVTWSPDDTKLLTCGNAEVVKLWDVETGTCKRTFGDHDFIVSSCAWFPDSKRLVCGSSHSEKGICIWDCDGTQIKAWRGMRMRNILDLAVTPDGINLISVFSDREIRILNLVTNAERVISEEHPITSLSISGDSEFFIVNLNSQEIHMWDVAGKFEKASRFIGHKQHKYVIRSCFGGLNSRFIASGSENAQVYMSRNLGRSTYGTDEVLSQ
- the LOC115754572 gene encoding WD repeat-containing protein WDS homolog isoform X1; the encoded protein is MEDNLTLLGAEGLIRKIEFVRIIIQCLYSLGYSKSAYCLEIESGIRCKSAEFELLESQILNGSWDDCISTLNSLEDLTDGTRASALFLVYKQYIMEFLKQGNDSLALGLLRKEISTSGLDRGKVQKLASSILSLKEIKLFSMNDRAEEPWKNLLMELENLLPPPYMLPERRLVNLVEAAVTSQIDHCIYHNSSDAVSLYEDHCCNGDQLPTETIQILTDHKNEVWFVQFSHNGEYLASSSSDCLAIIWKVLEDGKVTLKHILQSHKNPVSFVTWSPDDTKLLTCGNAEVVKLWDVETGTCKRTFGDHDFIVSSCAWFPDSKRLVCGSSHSEKGICIWDCDGTQIKAWRGMRMRNILDLAVTPDGINLISVFSDREIRILNLVTNAERVISEEHPITSLSISGDSEFFIVNLNSQEIHMWDVAGKFEKASRFIGHKQHKYVIRSCFGGLNSRFIASGSENAQVYIWNRRGPQPIEILSGHKMTVNSVSWNPRRPRMLASASDDQTIRVWAPSGSKKTPRPHGLMK